The Halosimplex litoreum genome has a window encoding:
- a CDS encoding DsbA family protein encodes MGSKDKITRRRAIAAGGATALFGGGVAYLATRSESGESGYVPESFHTGEGATAFGVELGGRPIAGDRGAPVDIYYWTDYLCPFCKRFETETLPAVGREYVDTGEARVVVLPYPNIGSYSMPAAVWGRCVWRQVAESDPTAFWRWHGAAFDAQPESGTDWADEETFGRITERTEGVPTEAVDSCRSASAGSIRDAVETNLGVAQSAGVRGTPSFVLYNRDADAAGKLVDAHPFDTFSDSLDRVLAA; translated from the coding sequence ATGGGCTCGAAGGACAAGATCACGCGACGCCGGGCGATCGCGGCCGGCGGCGCGACGGCGCTGTTCGGCGGCGGTGTCGCGTATCTCGCGACCCGGTCCGAATCCGGCGAATCCGGCTACGTTCCCGAGTCGTTTCACACCGGCGAGGGGGCGACGGCGTTCGGGGTCGAACTCGGCGGTCGGCCGATCGCGGGCGACCGCGGGGCGCCGGTGGATATCTACTACTGGACCGACTACCTGTGTCCGTTCTGCAAGCGGTTCGAGACCGAGACGCTCCCGGCCGTCGGACGGGAGTACGTCGACACCGGCGAGGCGAGGGTCGTCGTCCTGCCGTACCCGAACATCGGGTCGTACTCGATGCCTGCGGCGGTCTGGGGTCGGTGCGTGTGGCGTCAGGTCGCGGAGAGCGACCCGACGGCGTTCTGGCGGTGGCACGGGGCGGCCTTCGACGCCCAGCCGGAGTCGGGCACCGACTGGGCGGACGAGGAAACGTTCGGCCGGATCACCGAGCGGACGGAGGGTGTCCCGACCGAGGCGGTCGACAGCTGTCGGAGCGCCAGCGCCGGGTCGATCCGCGACGCCGTCGAGACCAACCTCGGTGTCGCGCAGTCGGCCGGCGTCCGGGGGACGCCGAGTTTCGTGCTGTACAATCGCGACGCCGACGCGGCGGGGAAGCTGGTCGACGCGCACCCGTTCGACACCTTCTCCGACTCGCTCGACCGGGTGTTAGCGGCGTGA
- a CDS encoding helix-turn-helix domain-containing protein, with protein sequence MADAIAEYLQRDLECVDLLECVHGMNGRDTAVFRALTDADGGLTVDAVADRVGCERSTAYRSISRLAEAGFVASEQVNYDHGGYYHVYRPRSSREVADDMRRLLNDWYAQVGRLVGEFDDRYGGPRGETGSVPADSS encoded by the coding sequence ATGGCAGACGCCATCGCCGAATACCTGCAGCGGGACCTCGAGTGCGTCGACCTGCTCGAGTGCGTCCATGGAATGAACGGTCGGGACACGGCGGTGTTTCGCGCGCTGACCGACGCTGACGGCGGGCTGACCGTCGACGCGGTCGCCGACCGGGTGGGTTGCGAGCGGTCGACCGCCTATCGGTCGATCTCTCGGCTCGCGGAAGCGGGGTTCGTGGCGAGCGAACAGGTGAACTACGACCACGGCGGCTACTATCACGTCTATCGGCCCCGCTCGTCGCGCGAAGTGGCCGACGACATGCGGCGCCTGCTCAACGACTGGTACGCGCAGGTCGGGCGACTCGTCGGGGAGTTCGACGACCGGTACGGCGGTCCTCGCGGGGAGACGGGGTCGGTCCCCGCCGACTCGTCGTAG
- a CDS encoding DUF302 domain-containing protein: MTLPIDPTEIDPEDFGEAQTTLEMDHEEAIEHVREVFTDAGFGVPVEFSPSEMLNEKVDADRDPYYVLGACNPAIADRALDATDDKLGALMPCNVVVWEEEPGVQRVYHVSIMRIARLLGMVSDEAAMDELVAETGELVDEAFANL; encoded by the coding sequence ATGACGCTTCCGATCGACCCGACCGAGATCGACCCCGAGGACTTCGGGGAAGCACAGACGACCCTGGAGATGGACCACGAGGAAGCGATCGAGCACGTCCGCGAGGTGTTCACCGACGCCGGGTTCGGCGTCCCCGTCGAGTTCTCCCCGTCGGAGATGCTCAACGAGAAGGTCGACGCGGACCGGGACCCCTACTACGTGCTAGGAGCCTGCAACCCGGCGATCGCCGACAGGGCACTGGACGCGACCGACGACAAACTCGGCGCGCTGATGCCCTGTAACGTCGTCGTCTGGGAGGAAGAACCCGGCGTCCAGCGCGTCTACCACGTCTCGATCATGCGCATCGCCCGACTGCTCGGGATGGTGTCCGACGAGGCGGCGATGGACGAGCTCGTCGCCGAGACCGGCGAACTCGTCGACGAAGCCTTCGCGAACCTCTGA
- a CDS encoding glycosyltransferase has product MRPRNALPSVSTGPRRLRRTLRRVGAAARTLRPRSLREAADATAYVGLVAVVVVAGYLQGGMTVVVAVPTVLGLGLGSIVVVQAVMACFTVSGMFGCSALALFGQRAVETTDRRPATGPTVTAVVPVHRDAEVLDRSVESLLGGRYEDLRVVVVAEPDDEASIARAREYAAREERVDLLVNTRYPGSKAGAINYAAEVTDSEHLAVFDADERVDPRFVSTAVARLDDCDVVQGRTVPEPDGLVETVAYYESVVLGDLSQRLLTLVTDFTMAASRTVVVRRSAFEAVGGYDPAMLTEDYAFAFDCYEADLDVVELLSRTSTIEGAHSVTDWWGQRKRWMTGYAQTLHDLLVECRSPRNYRTLLAPLLCAGSVFGNVFMLSLVSKAAVLVVSGAATWLALPVATLAGAALALRVSDARRGRVDSVGLGWLATPLVLPLYSLVGIRAAVAYLFTWDGEWYSVAKGV; this is encoded by the coding sequence ATGCGTCCCCGAAACGCCCTTCCCTCCGTTAGCACCGGCCCTCGCCGTCTGCGCCGAACGCTCCGGCGCGTCGGCGCCGCGGCCCGAACACTCCGCCCGAGATCCCTACGCGAGGCGGCCGACGCGACCGCGTACGTCGGCCTCGTCGCCGTCGTCGTCGTCGCCGGCTACCTCCAGGGCGGCATGACGGTCGTCGTCGCGGTCCCGACCGTGCTCGGGCTCGGCCTCGGCAGTATCGTCGTCGTGCAGGCGGTGATGGCCTGTTTCACCGTCTCCGGGATGTTCGGCTGCTCGGCGCTCGCGCTGTTCGGCCAGCGCGCCGTGGAGACGACCGACCGCCGCCCGGCGACCGGCCCGACCGTCACCGCCGTCGTCCCCGTCCACCGCGACGCCGAAGTCCTGGACCGCAGCGTCGAGAGCCTGCTCGGTGGGCGCTACGAGGACCTCAGAGTGGTCGTCGTCGCCGAACCGGACGACGAGGCCTCGATCGCGCGCGCACGCGAATACGCCGCCCGCGAGGAGCGCGTCGACCTGCTGGTCAACACCCGCTACCCCGGCAGCAAGGCCGGCGCTATCAACTACGCCGCCGAAGTGACCGACTCGGAACACCTCGCCGTCTTCGACGCCGACGAGCGGGTCGACCCGCGGTTCGTCTCGACGGCCGTCGCCCGCCTCGACGACTGCGACGTGGTGCAGGGCCGGACCGTCCCCGAGCCCGACGGCCTCGTCGAGACGGTCGCCTACTACGAGTCGGTCGTGCTGGGCGACCTGAGCCAGCGGCTGCTCACGCTGGTCACCGACTTCACGATGGCCGCCAGCCGCACCGTCGTCGTGCGCCGGTCGGCCTTCGAGGCCGTCGGCGGCTACGACCCCGCGATGCTCACCGAGGACTACGCCTTCGCATTCGACTGCTACGAGGCCGATCTGGACGTGGTCGAGTTGCTCTCCCGGACCTCGACCATCGAAGGCGCCCACTCGGTCACCGACTGGTGGGGCCAGCGCAAGCGCTGGATGACCGGCTACGCACAGACGCTCCACGACCTCCTGGTCGAGTGTCGCTCGCCCCGGAACTACCGGACGCTGCTCGCCCCGCTGCTCTGTGCGGGCTCGGTGTTCGGCAACGTCTTCATGCTCTCGCTGGTCTCGAAGGCCGCCGTCCTCGTCGTCAGCGGCGCGGCCACCTGGCTCGCGCTCCCCGTCGCGACGCTCGCCGGCGCCGCGCTGGCGCTGCGGGTAAGCGACGCTCGGCGAGGGCGGGTCGACTCCGTCGGCCTCGGATGGCTCGCGACGCCGCTCGTCCTCCCGCTGTACAGCCTCGTCGGCATCCGCGCCGCCGTCGCCTACCTGTTCACCTGGGACGGTGAGTGGTACAGCGTCGCCAAGGGGGTCTAA
- a CDS encoding outer membrane protein assembly factor BamB family protein: protein MRRRALLGTTAVGLASLAGCGVARSFRSLASSGSYPQPRYDAANTGYNPTTGPRESRRVYWTLDVSAGSMPLTSGPSTVGDGRTYLPLGAYDQPDGNQLWSMPFPAQFDRLVLGDGLASLTAEVDGERRLHALSADTGEVEWATAPPDGVLAGGTPTLADGVIYTTVKLGEADAAPLRVAAFDADSGDHRWTARTGENAVAPVAVADGSVFVGDPTAERLYALDAADGSLLWQSDRGGRFGTLVVGEETVFAQSVTDGPLQAFATVDGSPRWWRRVGGVAGVAVADGTLYVVARGAEDDADPRAARLLALDAATGERRWETEASATTAPTVTDETVYVGGRPERRTGRIAAYDRSSGEFLWQFDRSQSYEGDALPPSPIGVSSPAVVEDGLFAAVGDRLYALGA, encoded by the coding sequence ATGCGCCGTCGGGCACTGCTCGGGACGACCGCCGTCGGCCTCGCGTCGCTGGCGGGCTGTGGGGTCGCCCGGTCGTTCCGGTCGCTGGCGTCGTCCGGAAGCTACCCGCAACCGCGGTACGACGCGGCAAACACGGGGTACAACCCGACGACGGGACCCCGGGAGTCGCGGCGGGTGTACTGGACGCTGGACGTCTCGGCGGGGTCGATGCCCCTCACGTCGGGACCGTCGACGGTCGGCGACGGGCGGACGTACCTCCCGCTCGGCGCCTACGACCAGCCCGACGGGAACCAGCTGTGGTCGATGCCGTTCCCGGCCCAGTTCGACCGGCTCGTCCTCGGCGACGGGCTGGCCTCCCTCACTGCCGAGGTCGACGGCGAGCGGCGACTGCACGCGCTGTCGGCCGACACCGGCGAGGTCGAGTGGGCGACCGCGCCGCCCGACGGCGTCCTCGCCGGCGGGACGCCGACCCTGGCCGACGGGGTGATCTACACGACGGTGAAACTGGGCGAGGCCGACGCGGCACCGCTGCGGGTCGCCGCGTTCGACGCGGACTCCGGCGACCACCGCTGGACCGCGAGAACGGGCGAGAACGCGGTCGCGCCGGTCGCGGTCGCGGACGGCTCGGTGTTCGTCGGGGACCCGACCGCCGAGCGACTGTACGCGCTCGACGCGGCCGACGGCTCGCTGCTCTGGCAGAGCGACCGCGGGGGCCGTTTCGGGACGCTCGTCGTCGGGGAGGAGACGGTCTTCGCGCAGTCGGTGACCGACGGTCCGCTCCAGGCGTTCGCGACGGTGGACGGGTCGCCACGGTGGTGGCGCCGTGTCGGAGGCGTCGCCGGTGTCGCGGTCGCCGACGGGACGCTCTACGTCGTCGCCAGGGGAGCTGAGGACGACGCCGATCCGCGGGCCGCGCGACTGCTGGCGCTCGACGCGGCGACGGGCGAGCGGCGGTGGGAGACCGAGGCGTCGGCGACGACGGCGCCGACGGTGACCGACGAGACGGTGTACGTCGGGGGTCGGCCCGAGCGGCGTACGGGACGGATCGCCGCGTACGACCGCTCGTCGGGCGAGTTCCTGTGGCAGTTCGACCGCTCGCAGTCCTACGAGGGGGACGCGCTTCCGCCGTCGCCGATCGGCGTCTCGTCGCCGGCCGTCGTCGAGGACGGGCTGTTCGCCGCCGTCGGCGACCGGCTCTACGCGCTGGGCGCGTGA
- a CDS encoding DUF7521 family protein: MSTHTTLTVATLVVTTAAVVFGGVVASLAYRAADRTSSRSLQLLSYGLGAVALGPLVGALGAVALGLDAESTLLVQGLLVAPGFALLVRSLYPAPDPVRA, translated from the coding sequence ATGTCCACGCATACCACGCTGACGGTCGCGACGCTCGTCGTGACGACGGCCGCCGTCGTCTTCGGCGGGGTCGTCGCCTCGCTCGCCTATCGTGCGGCCGATCGAACGTCGTCGCGCTCGCTACAGCTGCTCAGTTACGGTCTCGGCGCGGTCGCGCTCGGCCCGCTGGTCGGTGCGCTCGGCGCGGTCGCACTCGGACTCGACGCCGAATCGACGCTGCTCGTGCAGGGATTGCTCGTCGCGCCCGGGTTCGCGCTGCTGGTGCGCTCGCTGTACCCCGCGCCCGACCCCGTCCGGGCGTAA
- a CDS encoding DoxX family protein yields MATRELESQVFGRDVEFTYSETWIGYALFGLRLIMGWTLFYAGITKVVDPEWSVRGFLLYAIPEGNPLTGLWTTMANDWAWLLTPLNQLGLTLVGLALILGLFVRFSAFWGATMMLFYWLASYPFDNALLIDYHMVYVFLLFGLGAFGSGRILGLDARIERLDIVDRYPQLRLFLG; encoded by the coding sequence ATGGCGACGCGAGAGCTCGAATCACAGGTGTTCGGTCGGGACGTTGAGTTCACCTACTCGGAGACGTGGATCGGCTACGCGCTGTTCGGACTGCGTCTCATCATGGGCTGGACGCTGTTTTACGCCGGGATCACGAAGGTGGTCGACCCCGAGTGGAGCGTCCGCGGATTCCTGCTGTACGCGATCCCCGAAGGCAACCCGCTGACCGGCCTGTGGACGACGATGGCCAACGACTGGGCGTGGCTGCTGACGCCGCTGAACCAGCTCGGCCTGACGCTGGTGGGCCTCGCGCTGATCCTCGGACTGTTCGTCCGATTCAGCGCGTTCTGGGGCGCCACCATGATGCTGTTCTACTGGCTGGCTTCGTACCCCTTCGACAACGCCCTGCTCATCGACTACCACATGGTGTACGTGTTCCTCCTGTTCGGCCTCGGCGCGTTCGGCTCCGGCCGCATCCTCGGCCTCGACGCCCGTATCGAACGGCTCGATATCGTCGACCGGTACCCGCAGCTCCGGCTGTTCCTCGGATAA
- a CDS encoding substrate-binding domain-containing protein: MALNLSLAVHPYAWTQPLRDGRVEPEGVNLSAVNYPNPVRFSRMVRDLEFDACELSMGTYLATRRDVDRFPFTAIPVFPFRKFRHAYMYVREGAGIDSVADLSGARVGIVNWQTTTGIWQRGTLADRHGLDLGSVEWVAGGSEIVDIDVPERFDVEYVGHQGSTIGLLEDMIERGEIDAIFHPVDAGIENARRLFDDAKGVEQTYYRETGIFPIMHAIVVRDDVLAEHPWVVQPLYDAFERAKEIGLTALERPRELPLVWADVYADEQRAVLGEDPWEYGLTDDNVTAVETLAGYARDQGVAAERYDADDLFATDHLDTDYYA, from the coding sequence ATGGCCCTGAACCTCTCGCTCGCCGTCCACCCCTACGCCTGGACGCAGCCCCTGCGCGACGGCCGCGTCGAACCCGAGGGCGTGAACCTCTCCGCGGTCAACTACCCCAACCCCGTCCGCTTCTCGCGGATGGTCCGGGACCTGGAGTTCGACGCCTGCGAGCTGTCGATGGGCACCTACCTCGCCACCCGCCGCGACGTCGACCGCTTCCCGTTCACCGCGATCCCGGTCTTCCCCTTCCGCAAGTTCCGCCACGCGTACATGTACGTCCGCGAGGGCGCCGGGATCGACTCGGTCGCGGATCTCTCGGGCGCCCGCGTCGGCATCGTCAACTGGCAGACCACGACGGGCATCTGGCAGCGCGGCACCCTCGCCGACCGCCACGGCCTCGATCTGGGCTCGGTCGAGTGGGTCGCCGGCGGGTCGGAGATCGTCGATATCGACGTACCCGAGCGGTTCGACGTCGAGTACGTCGGCCACCAGGGCTCGACGATCGGCCTCTTAGAGGACATGATCGAGCGCGGCGAGATCGACGCGATCTTCCACCCGGTCGACGCCGGGATCGAAAACGCCCGGCGGCTGTTCGACGACGCGAAGGGCGTCGAACAGACCTACTACCGCGAGACCGGGATCTTTCCGATCATGCACGCGATCGTCGTCCGCGACGACGTGCTGGCCGAGCACCCGTGGGTCGTCCAGCCGCTGTACGACGCCTTCGAGCGCGCCAAGGAGATCGGGCTGACGGCGCTGGAGCGACCCCGCGAACTGCCCCTGGTGTGGGCCGACGTGTACGCAGACGAACAGCGGGCGGTGCTGGGCGAGGACCCCTGGGAGTACGGCCTCACCGACGACAACGTCACCGCCGTCGAGACCCTCGCCGGGTACGCC